A genomic segment from Pseudoduganella chitinolytica encodes:
- the pcaF gene encoding 3-oxoadipyl-CoA thiolase, whose translation MNEAYICDAIRTPFARFGGALASVRADDLAALPIAALVERNPGVDWSQVDDVIYGCANQAGEDNRNVGRMAALLAGLPPSVPGNTVNRLCGSSLDAVGTAARAIKAGEAHLVIAGGVESMTRAPFVMAKADTAFSRTAKIEDTTIGWRFVNPRMKEQYGIDTMPETAENVAEQFNVSRADQDAFALRSQQRWAAAHEAGAFKGQIVPVTVPQKKGDPKVFDTDEAPRPDTSLEQLAKLKPVVRAGGTVTAGNASGINDGACAVLLASSKAVEQYGLKPRAKVLGMATAGIEPRIMGFAPAPASKKLLAQLGLTIDQMDVIELNEAFAAQGLAVTRDLGLADDAPHVNPNGGAIALGHPLGASGARLVTAAVNQLERTGGRYALCTMCIGVGQGIAIVIERV comes from the coding sequence ATGAACGAAGCCTATATCTGCGATGCCATCCGTACCCCGTTCGCCCGCTTTGGCGGCGCGCTCGCGTCCGTGCGGGCCGACGACCTGGCCGCGCTGCCCATTGCCGCGCTGGTCGAACGCAATCCCGGCGTGGACTGGTCGCAGGTCGACGACGTGATCTACGGCTGCGCCAACCAGGCCGGCGAGGACAACCGCAATGTGGGCCGCATGGCCGCGCTGCTTGCCGGGCTGCCGCCTTCGGTGCCCGGCAACACCGTCAACCGCCTGTGCGGCTCCAGCCTGGACGCCGTCGGCACGGCGGCCCGTGCGATCAAGGCCGGCGAAGCGCACCTCGTCATCGCCGGCGGCGTGGAAAGCATGACGCGCGCGCCGTTCGTCATGGCCAAGGCCGATACCGCCTTCTCCCGCACGGCGAAGATCGAGGACACGACGATCGGCTGGCGCTTCGTCAACCCGCGCATGAAGGAACAATACGGCATCGACACGATGCCGGAAACGGCCGAGAACGTGGCCGAGCAGTTCAACGTCAGCCGGGCCGACCAGGATGCGTTCGCACTGCGCAGCCAGCAGCGCTGGGCCGCCGCGCACGAAGCGGGCGCGTTCAAGGGCCAGATCGTGCCCGTGACGGTGCCGCAGAAGAAGGGCGACCCGAAGGTGTTCGATACGGACGAAGCGCCGCGTCCCGACACGTCGCTGGAGCAGCTGGCCAAGCTGAAGCCGGTGGTGCGCGCTGGCGGCACCGTCACGGCCGGTAACGCGTCCGGCATCAACGACGGCGCCTGCGCCGTGCTGCTGGCGTCCAGCAAGGCGGTCGAGCAGTACGGCCTGAAGCCGCGCGCCAAGGTGCTGGGCATGGCCACCGCCGGCATCGAGCCGCGCATCATGGGCTTCGCGCCGGCGCCGGCATCGAAAAAGCTGCTGGCGCAGCTGGGCCTGACCATCGACCAGATGGACGTGATCGAATTGAACGAAGCGTTTGCCGCCCAGGGCCTGGCTGTCACCCGCGACCTGGGGCTGGCTGACGATGCGCCGCACGTCAATCCGAACGGTGGCGCGATCGCCCTGGGCCACCCGCTGGGGGCTTCCGGCGCGCGCCTCGTCACGGCGGCCGTCAACCAGCTCGAACGCACGGGCGGGCGCTATGCGCTGTGCACGATGTGCATCGGCGTGGGGCAGGGCATCGCCATCGTCATCGAACGGGTGTGA
- the paaK gene encoding phenylacetate--CoA ligase PaaK: protein MVQRQPAPADLEPIERASRDELQALQLQRLKQSLRHAYDNVAHYRAAFDAKGVYPDDLNTLADLAKFPFTDKSTLRDNYPFGLFAVPREQVVRVHASSGTTGKATVVGYTRNDIDMWANMVARSIRAAGGRPGDMVHISYGYGLFTGGLGAHYGAERLGCTVVPMSGGQTEKQVQLIQDFKPSIIMVTPSYMLNIIEEFRRQGLDPAASSLQVGIFGAEPWTDAMRGEIEQRAGIDAVDIYGLSEVIGPGVASECIESKDGPVIWEDHFYPEIIDPETGEVLPDGSEGELVFTSLTKEAMPVIRYRTKDLTRLLPPTSRAMRRMGKITGRSDDMLIIRGVNVFPTQIEELILKMPQLAPQYQLIVTRDGHLDKLDVVGELRPEITGTLTDNAIDSLARELEHHIKTYVGVTTRVRLLAADSIERTLTGKARRVIDKRPRN, encoded by the coding sequence ATGGTGCAACGCCAACCCGCGCCAGCGGACCTGGAACCGATCGAGCGCGCCAGCCGCGACGAACTGCAGGCACTGCAGCTGCAGCGGCTGAAACAGTCGCTGCGCCACGCCTACGACAACGTGGCGCACTACCGCGCCGCGTTCGATGCCAAGGGCGTCTATCCGGACGACCTGAACACGCTGGCGGACCTGGCGAAATTCCCGTTCACGGACAAGTCCACGCTGCGCGACAATTATCCGTTCGGCTTGTTCGCCGTGCCGCGCGAGCAGGTAGTACGTGTCCACGCGTCCAGCGGCACCACCGGCAAGGCCACGGTTGTCGGCTATACCCGGAACGATATCGACATGTGGGCGAACATGGTGGCGCGCTCGATCCGGGCCGCCGGCGGCCGCCCCGGCGACATGGTGCACATCTCGTACGGCTACGGCCTGTTTACGGGCGGCCTGGGCGCGCATTACGGCGCCGAGCGCCTCGGCTGCACGGTCGTGCCGATGTCCGGCGGCCAGACCGAAAAGCAGGTACAGCTGATCCAGGATTTCAAGCCCTCGATCATCATGGTCACGCCGTCGTACATGCTGAACATCATCGAGGAATTCCGCCGCCAGGGCCTGGACCCGGCCGCGTCGTCGCTGCAGGTCGGCATTTTCGGCGCGGAACCGTGGACGGATGCCATGCGCGGGGAAATCGAGCAGCGCGCCGGTATCGACGCAGTGGACATCTACGGCCTGTCCGAAGTGATCGGGCCTGGCGTCGCCAGCGAGTGCATCGAGAGCAAGGATGGTCCCGTCATCTGGGAAGACCATTTCTATCCCGAGATTATCGACCCGGAAACGGGCGAGGTGCTGCCGGACGGCAGCGAGGGCGAACTGGTGTTCACGTCGCTGACGAAGGAAGCGATGCCCGTCATCCGCTACCGCACCAAGGACCTGACCCGGCTGCTGCCGCCGACGTCGCGCGCCATGCGCCGCATGGGCAAGATCACGGGGCGCTCGGACGACATGCTGATCATCCGCGGCGTCAACGTGTTCCCCACCCAGATCGAGGAACTGATCCTCAAGATGCCGCAACTGGCGCCGCAGTACCAGCTGATCGTCACGCGCGACGGCCACCTGGACAAGCTGGACGTCGTCGGCGAGCTGCGCCCCGAGATCACGGGCACCCTGACCGACAACGCCATCGACAGCCTGGCGCGCGAACTGGAACACCATATCAAGACGTACGTGGGCGTCACCACCCGGGTGCGCCTGCTGGCTGCCGACAGCATCGAACGCACGCTGACGGGCAAGGCCAGGCGCGTCATCGACAAACGACCCCGCAACTGA
- the paaI gene encoding hydroxyphenylacetyl-CoA thioesterase PaaI, with protein sequence MRDLPMTDADALAKAAGAAMYARDPASQGLGMTLDEIRPGYARMSMRIRADMLNGHGSCHGGFIFALADSAFAFACNSHNLNTVGAGCTIDYLAPGRQDDVLTAQATERALAGKTGIYDVDVVNQDGRLVATFRGKSHRVGGEVVPRQS encoded by the coding sequence ATGCGTGATCTGCCGATGACCGATGCCGACGCGCTGGCCAAGGCGGCCGGCGCCGCCATGTACGCGCGCGATCCCGCCAGCCAGGGGCTGGGCATGACGCTGGACGAGATCCGGCCCGGCTACGCCCGCATGTCGATGCGCATCCGGGCCGACATGCTGAACGGGCATGGCTCCTGCCACGGCGGCTTCATCTTCGCGCTGGCGGACAGTGCGTTCGCGTTTGCCTGCAACAGCCACAACCTGAACACGGTGGGGGCAGGCTGCACCATCGATTACCTGGCGCCAGGCCGCCAGGACGACGTGCTGACCGCGCAGGCGACCGAGCGGGCGCTGGCCGGCAAGACCGGCATCTACGATGTCGACGTCGTCAACCAGGACGGCCGCCTGGTCGCCACGTTCCGGGGCAAGTCGCACCGGGTCGGCGGCGAGGTCGTCCCCCGCCAGTCCTGA
- the paaH gene encoding 3-hydroxyacyl-CoA dehydrogenase PaaH: MAALQPGSVVAVIGSGAMGSGIAQVAAAAGHTVKLYDTRAEAITVALAGIGTIYSKLADKGKMTHAEAEAARARLHAVTSLADVADAKLVIEAIVEDLDVKRGLFAELEGIVAQDAILATNTSSISITAIGAKLRRPERLVGMHFFNPVPLMALVEVISGLATDAQVANTVYDTAASWGKNPVHAKSTPGFIVNRVARPFYAEGWRLLQEQAADAATIDAVLREAGGFRMGPFELMDLIGHDVNFSVTRSVFDAYYGDPRFTPSVLQQEMVNAGFLGRKSGRGCYRYGDGAEAPAVQAEAPLPRPDYVGHSLEAGADGRQTAAMLERFHAHGIDVRHRTSAEGHQHGEAPAFHCHGAAIYLTDGRTATARAHANRHDDTVVFDLVGDAANATRIAIAAADQCSPAACNAAVALFQAAGFTVTRLDDVPGLAVMRTVAMLANEAADAVHQGVCSAAAADIAMQKGVNYPRGPLAWADAVGVGHIVTVLDNLAAAYGEDRYRVSPLLRRRQAAGNNIHA, translated from the coding sequence ATGGCAGCGCTCCAACCAGGCAGTGTCGTCGCCGTCATCGGCAGCGGCGCGATGGGTTCCGGCATCGCCCAGGTGGCGGCCGCCGCCGGTCACACCGTGAAGCTGTACGACACCCGCGCCGAAGCCATCACGGTCGCCCTGGCCGGCATCGGCACCATCTACAGCAAGCTGGCCGACAAGGGCAAGATGACGCACGCGGAAGCCGAAGCGGCCCGCGCGCGCCTGCACGCCGTCACGAGCCTGGCCGACGTGGCCGATGCGAAGCTGGTGATCGAAGCGATCGTCGAGGACCTGGACGTCAAGCGCGGCCTGTTCGCGGAGCTGGAAGGCATCGTTGCGCAGGATGCGATCCTGGCCACCAACACGTCGTCCATCTCGATCACGGCGATCGGCGCCAAGCTGCGCCGGCCAGAACGCCTGGTCGGCATGCACTTCTTCAACCCGGTGCCGCTGATGGCGCTGGTCGAAGTGATCAGCGGCCTCGCCACGGACGCGCAGGTGGCCAACACGGTGTACGACACGGCCGCCAGCTGGGGCAAGAATCCCGTGCATGCCAAATCCACGCCGGGCTTCATCGTCAACCGCGTCGCGCGGCCGTTCTATGCCGAGGGCTGGCGCCTGCTGCAGGAACAGGCGGCGGATGCGGCCACGATCGACGCCGTGCTGCGCGAAGCGGGCGGCTTCCGCATGGGGCCCTTCGAGCTGATGGACCTGATCGGCCATGACGTGAACTTCTCCGTGACCCGCTCCGTATTCGATGCCTACTATGGCGACCCGCGCTTCACGCCGTCCGTGCTGCAGCAGGAGATGGTCAATGCGGGCTTCCTGGGCCGCAAGTCGGGCCGCGGCTGCTACCGCTATGGCGATGGCGCCGAGGCCCCGGCCGTGCAGGCGGAAGCGCCGCTGCCGCGGCCCGATTACGTGGGCCACAGCCTGGAGGCGGGCGCGGACGGTCGCCAGACGGCGGCGATGCTGGAGCGCTTCCACGCCCATGGCATCGACGTGCGCCATCGCACCTCGGCCGAGGGCCACCAGCATGGCGAAGCGCCGGCGTTCCATTGCCATGGTGCGGCAATCTACCTGACGGACGGGCGCACGGCCACCGCGCGGGCCCACGCCAACCGGCACGACGATACCGTGGTGTTCGACCTGGTCGGCGATGCCGCCAACGCCACCCGCATCGCCATTGCTGCGGCCGACCAGTGCAGCCCGGCCGCGTGCAACGCCGCGGTCGCGCTGTTCCAGGCCGCCGGCTTCACCGTCACGCGGCTGGACGACGTGCCGGGCCTGGCCGTCATGCGCACCGTCGCGATGTTGGCCAACGAGGCGGCCGACGCCGTCCACCAGGGCGTGTGCAGCGCCGCCGCCGCCGACATCGCCATGCAGAAGGGCGTCAACTATCCGCGCGGGCCGCTGGCCTGGGCCGACGCCGTCGGGGTCGGCCATATCGTCACCGTGCTGGACAACCTGGCCGCCGCGTATGGCGAGGACCGCTATCGCGTGTCGCCGCTGCTGCGCCGCCGCCAGGCCGCCGGGAACAACATTCATGCGTGA
- the paaG gene encoding 2-(1,2-epoxy-1,2-dihydrophenyl)acetyl-CoA isomerase PaaG, whose amino-acid sequence MTDQKTYDNILFTIHNGIAQLTLNRPDKLNSFTQAMHLEVRDAFERLRADRSVRVLVLTGAGRGFCAGQDLSDRAVEPGAKGVDLGDSVEKFYAPLVLAIKELPLPVICAVNGVAAGAGANLALACDIVLAAKSASFIEAFCKLGLIPDTGGTWHLPRLIGHARAMGLAMLGEKLTADRAEQWGLIWKALPDETLMTEALALAEHFACAPTKGLAFTKRAIHQSYANTLPEQLKLEGEMMRELGYSHDYREGVDAFIAKRTPHFKGE is encoded by the coding sequence ATGACAGACCAGAAAACCTACGACAACATCCTGTTCACCATCCACAACGGCATCGCCCAACTGACGCTGAACCGTCCGGATAAACTGAACAGCTTCACGCAAGCCATGCACCTGGAAGTGCGCGACGCGTTCGAGCGCCTGCGCGCCGACCGATCCGTGCGCGTGCTGGTGCTGACGGGCGCCGGGCGCGGCTTCTGCGCCGGCCAGGACCTGTCCGACCGCGCCGTGGAGCCGGGCGCCAAGGGCGTCGACCTGGGCGACTCCGTCGAAAAGTTCTATGCCCCGCTGGTGCTCGCCATCAAGGAGCTGCCGCTGCCCGTCATCTGCGCGGTCAATGGCGTCGCGGCAGGGGCGGGCGCCAACCTGGCGCTGGCCTGCGACATCGTGCTGGCCGCGAAGTCGGCCTCCTTCATCGAAGCCTTCTGCAAGCTGGGCCTGATCCCGGACACGGGCGGCACGTGGCACCTGCCGCGCCTGATCGGCCATGCCCGCGCGATGGGCCTCGCCATGCTGGGCGAGAAGCTGACGGCCGATCGCGCCGAGCAGTGGGGCCTGATCTGGAAAGCGCTGCCGGACGAAACCCTGATGACGGAAGCGCTGGCGCTGGCCGAGCACTTCGCCTGCGCACCCACCAAGGGCCTGGCGTTCACCAAGCGCGCCATCCACCAGAGCTACGCCAACACCTTGCCCGAGCAGCTGAAGCTGGAAGGCGAGATGATGCGCGAACTGGGCTACAGCCACGATTATCGCGAAGGCGTCGATGCCTTCATCGCCAAACGCACGCCACACTTCAAGGGAGAATGA
- the paaE gene encoding 1,2-phenylacetyl-CoA epoxidase subunit PaaE — protein sequence MSKFHPLPVSKVHNETRDCIAVTFAVPPELQDSFRFQQGQHLTLRALVNDEDLRRSYSICSAVQDGSLRVAIKRTPGGAFSTWANEHLKPGHVIEVMPPMGHFNVPLDATQAKNYVAFAAGSGITPILSIVKTTLLTEPQSRFTLFYGNRASSSVIFKNELMELKDTYLERLNIVYVMSREQQDIDLFNGRITKEKTQQFLQHWIDIADYDTAFICGPEDMMLGVSEALQEAGMPKSAIKVELFAASIPRHQHEPRALDTGAAQHLTEVTVIQDGNAATFTMEKDKESILDAGLRAGLEMRYSCKGGVCSTCRCKVVEGKVDMDVNYALEDYEIARGFVLSCQSFPATDRVIVDFDQAE from the coding sequence ATGAGCAAATTCCATCCGCTGCCCGTTTCAAAGGTCCACAACGAAACGCGCGACTGCATTGCCGTCACGTTCGCCGTGCCGCCCGAGCTGCAGGACAGCTTCCGCTTCCAGCAGGGCCAGCACCTGACCCTGCGCGCGCTGGTGAACGACGAAGACCTGCGCCGCTCGTACTCGATCTGCTCCGCCGTGCAGGACGGCAGCCTGCGCGTGGCCATCAAGCGCACCCCCGGCGGCGCGTTCTCCACCTGGGCCAACGAACACCTGAAGCCCGGCCACGTGATCGAGGTGATGCCGCCGATGGGCCACTTCAACGTGCCGCTGGACGCTACCCAGGCGAAGAACTACGTGGCCTTCGCGGCCGGCAGCGGCATCACGCCGATCCTGTCGATCGTCAAGACCACCTTGCTGACGGAACCGCAGAGCCGCTTCACGCTGTTCTACGGTAACCGGGCTTCGTCGTCCGTCATCTTCAAGAACGAGCTGATGGAGCTGAAGGACACGTACCTGGAGCGCCTCAACATCGTCTACGTGATGAGCCGCGAGCAGCAGGACATCGACCTGTTCAACGGTCGCATCACGAAGGAAAAGACGCAACAGTTCCTGCAGCACTGGATCGACATCGCCGACTACGACACCGCCTTCATCTGCGGGCCGGAGGACATGATGCTGGGCGTTTCGGAAGCGCTGCAGGAAGCGGGCATGCCCAAGTCGGCCATCAAGGTCGAGCTGTTTGCCGCGTCGATCCCGCGCCACCAGCACGAGCCGCGCGCGCTCGACACCGGCGCCGCGCAGCACCTGACGGAAGTGACCGTGATCCAGGACGGCAACGCGGCCACGTTTACGATGGAGAAAGACAAGGAATCGATCCTGGACGCCGGCCTGCGCGCGGGCCTGGAAATGCGCTACTCGTGCAAGGGCGGCGTATGCTCGACGTGCCGCTGCAAGGTCGTCGAGGGCAAGGTGGACATGGACGTCAACTACGCGCTGGAGGATTACGAGATCGCGCGGGGCTTCGTGCTGAGCTGCCAGAGCTTCCCGGCGACCGACAGGGTGATCGTCGATTTCGACCAGGCCGAGTAA